The [Bacillus] selenitireducens MLS10 genome includes a region encoding these proteins:
- a CDS encoding aminotransferase class I/II-fold pyridoxal phosphate-dependent enzyme encodes MNENHTENARAGYTERQTKTPLFHGVKEHAEKEVNQFHIPGHKRGQGMDPEFADFIGYNALSIDQINIAPLDDLHHPHGIIDEAQKLAAEAFGADHTFFSVQGTSGAIMTMIMTVCHPGDKIIVPRNVHKSIMSAIVFSGAKPIFIHPELDDELGISHGITVHSVERALRAHPDTKGLLVINPTYFGVSANLAEIVRISHLYDVPVMVDEAHGVHIHFSDDMPDSAMQAGADMAATSVHKLGGSLTQSSVLNIQGSRIKPERVQTIISMLTTTSTSYILLASLDTARRYLAISGEEELRSIIKLSHDARKRLNEIEGVHCPGAEIIDHRARFDIDPSKLIISVKDLNVNGYEAEIWLREHANLEVELSDLYNILCIITLGDNTDTVDTLVKAIRDMAEFFQQSQSNTRQLHQVQIPNIPTLSLSPREAFYAETEVVALENAAGRISAEFIMIYPPGIPIFIPGEIIEEDNIAYIFRNMDAGLPVQGTEDPTVRTIRVIQERRAIY; translated from the coding sequence ATGAATGAAAATCATACAGAAAATGCCCGGGCCGGCTATACAGAACGTCAGACAAAAACACCTCTGTTTCACGGGGTGAAAGAACATGCCGAAAAAGAAGTCAATCAGTTTCACATTCCAGGGCACAAGCGCGGTCAAGGGATGGACCCGGAATTTGCAGATTTCATCGGTTATAATGCACTTTCCATTGATCAGATCAATATAGCACCGCTCGATGATCTCCATCATCCCCATGGGATCATCGACGAAGCGCAAAAACTCGCTGCAGAAGCTTTCGGAGCCGATCACACGTTCTTTTCTGTTCAGGGAACGAGTGGCGCAATTATGACGATGATCATGACAGTCTGTCACCCGGGGGACAAAATCATCGTACCCAGAAACGTCCATAAATCGATTATGTCAGCCATCGTTTTCAGTGGTGCCAAGCCAATTTTCATTCATCCTGAACTGGACGATGAGCTGGGGATCTCCCACGGGATTACCGTTCATTCCGTTGAACGGGCTTTAAGGGCTCATCCGGACACGAAGGGGTTGCTCGTCATTAATCCCACCTATTTCGGGGTATCGGCAAATTTGGCGGAAATCGTCCGTATTTCCCATTTGTACGACGTCCCCGTCATGGTTGATGAAGCGCACGGTGTGCATATCCACTTTTCCGACGATATGCCGGATTCCGCCATGCAGGCAGGTGCAGATATGGCTGCGACGAGTGTTCATAAACTTGGCGGGTCCCTTACACAAAGCTCTGTTCTGAATATTCAGGGCAGTCGAATCAAGCCTGAGAGGGTGCAGACGATCATCAGTATGTTGACCACGACGTCCACTTCCTATATCCTTCTCGCTTCATTGGATACAGCCCGGAGATATTTAGCTATCTCAGGCGAAGAGGAACTCCGCAGCATCATCAAATTGAGCCATGATGCCAGAAAACGATTGAATGAAATTGAAGGCGTGCATTGTCCCGGTGCTGAAATTATTGATCACCGGGCGAGGTTTGATATTGACCCCTCAAAACTGATCATATCCGTGAAGGATTTGAATGTAAACGGGTATGAAGCCGAGATTTGGCTCAGAGAGCATGCCAATCTCGAAGTGGAACTCTCAGATTTATATAACATCTTGTGTATCATTACACTCGGTGATAACACGGATACCGTTGACACTTTAGTAAAAGCGATTCGCGATATGGCCGAATTTTTTCAACAGAGTCAGTCAAACACACGACAGCTTCATCAGGTTCAAATACCAAATATCCCGACATTATCTCTTTCACCGAGAGAAGCATTTTACGCAGAAACAGAAGTTGTCGCTCTGGAAAATGCCGCGGGCCGGATCAGCGCAGAATTTATAATGATATATCCACCCGGTATCCCTATTTTCATCCCAGGCGAAATCATTGAAGAAGACAACATTGCCTATATTTTCAGAAATATGGATGCTGGATTACCTGTGCAGGGGACTGAAGACCCTACTGTCCGAACGATCCGCGTCATTCAGGAACGAAGAGCCATTTATTAA
- a CDS encoding UPF0223 family protein, translated as MSEGVQLPVSMDWSTDEVIDVVNFFEAVDSAYGKGVERDLLVTLYRHYKAVVPSKAEEKQHFKDYESQTGQSPYHTVKKARESETGTVIKMSKNR; from the coding sequence ATGAGTGAAGGCGTACAGTTACCGGTGTCAATGGACTGGTCGACCGATGAGGTAATTGATGTGGTTAATTTTTTTGAAGCAGTGGACAGCGCGTATGGCAAAGGAGTGGAGCGGGATTTACTTGTCACGTTGTATCGCCATTATAAAGCAGTGGTTCCGTCCAAAGCTGAAGAAAAGCAGCATTTCAAAGACTACGAATCACAAACCGGGCAATCGCCCTATCATACGGTCAAAAAGGCGAGGGAATCGGAAACAGGTACCGTGATTAAAATGAGTAAAAACAGATGA
- a CDS encoding DUF1054 domain-containing protein: protein MAFTGFNETDFETFSIEGLDERMTAIQERIQPKFKALSDSIIPELESITGSDMHLHVARHARRKVNPPQDTWSAYCHNKRGYKKHPHFQIGLFDDHVFIWLAHIYELPHKEDIADRFIENKSSILETLPGDFDISMDHMKKPSQKVSEIDLDDTLKRFKEVKKGEFLVGRKIDSADPLLKDSEAFIKTVIDTFQTVAPLYKIAMRDM, encoded by the coding sequence ATGGCATTTACCGGATTTAACGAAACAGATTTTGAGACCTTTTCGATCGAAGGTCTTGATGAACGCATGACAGCAATACAGGAACGAATCCAACCTAAATTCAAAGCTCTTTCTGATTCGATCATCCCGGAACTCGAATCGATCACCGGCAGTGATATGCATCTTCATGTTGCAAGGCATGCAAGACGTAAAGTAAACCCGCCCCAGGATACCTGGTCTGCCTATTGCCATAATAAACGCGGCTACAAAAAACACCCGCATTTTCAAATCGGGCTGTTTGATGATCATGTATTTATCTGGCTTGCACATATTTACGAATTACCCCACAAAGAAGATATCGCAGACCGCTTTATCGAAAACAAATCATCGATCCTTGAAACTCTCCCAGGTGATTTTGATATCTCAATGGACCATATGAAAAAGCCGTCACAAAAAGTATCGGAAATCGACCTTGACGATACGCTTAAACGCTTTAAGGAGGTCAAAAAAGGAGAGTTTCTCGTTGGAAGGAAAATAGACAGTGCAGATCCTCTCCTGAAAGACAGTGAAGCTTTTATCAAAACGGTCATTGATACCTTCCAAACAGTAGCACCATTATATAAAATCGCAATGCGGGACATGTAA
- a CDS encoding inositol monophosphatase family protein, with protein sequence MITKLMKYGRMNQIVVVAGKGKGIMIVSEVFEWKQQAESWIREAADYIRWQMHQQLDIKTKEHRNDLVTHVDEGVESFFIERLKSVYPDHRIMGEEGSFKEINDLDGVVWILDPIDGTMNFVHQKKFFAVSLGIYVGGKPAAGLVYDVMADEMYTAVSGYGAYLNGKQLPQLTYTPLENIVMSVNNGWIAKDDHLKQLVTQVRGSRSYGVASLEMAFVASGSLDAYVSFNLAPWDVAAGIILLQETGGLTSNLQGEPLSLLKKDSLIAASPSVHEELLKWKIGR encoded by the coding sequence ATGATCACAAAGCTTATGAAATATGGTAGAATGAATCAAATTGTTGTTGTTGCAGGGAAGGGGAAAGGAATTATGATTGTTTCAGAGGTGTTTGAATGGAAGCAGCAGGCTGAAAGTTGGATTCGCGAAGCTGCAGACTATATACGCTGGCAAATGCACCAGCAGCTTGATATCAAAACGAAGGAACATCGAAATGATCTTGTAACGCATGTCGATGAAGGAGTTGAATCTTTTTTTATTGAGCGGTTAAAGTCGGTTTACCCGGATCACAGGATTATGGGTGAAGAGGGAAGTTTTAAAGAGATTAACGATCTGGATGGTGTCGTTTGGATTCTCGATCCAATTGATGGAACTATGAATTTCGTACATCAAAAAAAATTCTTTGCCGTATCGTTGGGGATTTATGTGGGTGGCAAACCGGCAGCAGGTCTTGTCTACGATGTGATGGCAGATGAGATGTATACCGCAGTTTCCGGTTACGGAGCATATTTAAATGGTAAGCAGCTTCCGCAGTTAACCTATACACCTTTGGAGAACATTGTAATGAGTGTGAATAATGGGTGGATTGCCAAAGATGATCATCTGAAGCAGTTGGTTACACAAGTAAGGGGCAGCAGGTCGTATGGGGTTGCATCACTTGAAATGGCATTTGTGGCTTCGGGAAGTCTGGATGCTTATGTCAGTTTCAATCTTGCCCCATGGGATGTGGCAGCGGGAATCATTTTATTGCAGGAAACGGGTGGTTTGACGAGTAATTTACAGGGAGAGCCTTTGTCATTATTAAAAAAAGATTCCCTTATTGCTGCTTCACCCTCTGTACATGAAGAATTATTAAAATGGAAGATCGGCCGTTAA
- a CDS encoding DUF5325 family protein codes for MKSFDIFTFMLAILGTAGLTGVGISMAEGSWLLFFTSVLLTVAVFVGGISRKRKLST; via the coding sequence TTGAAATCATTTGACATCTTCACCTTTATGCTCGCCATATTGGGAACGGCAGGGCTGACCGGCGTTGGTATTTCAATGGCTGAAGGCAGTTGGCTGTTATTTTTCACATCTGTTTTACTGACTGTCGCTGTGTTTGTCGGTGGCATTTCCAGAAAACGAAAATTAAGCACATGA
- a CDS encoding YlaH-like family protein: MMLLSNGAEASPDFTPIAYWLGASDPENFVFVFWSMFIIINLLSILVFNLGFARKLPLIKNIVIYAVMLFGNMFITFFALTLPIIESLGVAALILGIYKLQLNRHKETDSETEIQ; the protein is encoded by the coding sequence ATGATGTTGTTATCAAATGGGGCTGAGGCTTCACCGGATTTTACACCAATTGCATACTGGCTTGGTGCCAGTGATCCTGAGAACTTTGTTTTTGTGTTTTGGTCAATGTTTATTATCATTAATCTTTTGAGTATCCTTGTTTTTAACCTGGGGTTTGCGAGAAAACTTCCTCTAATAAAAAATATAGTCATTTATGCAGTCATGCTTTTCGGAAACATGTTCATCACCTTTTTTGCCCTGACGTTGCCGATTATTGAGTCACTTGGGGTTGCTGCGCTGATTCTTGGTATATACAAACTGCAGCTTAACCGGCATAAAGAGACCGATTCAGAAACAGAAATACAGTGA
- a CDS encoding YlaI family protein: MRVKCVICDQVEKIDSNLPQAKKLRNRPIHTYMCQPCSDRISSRTNERIATGDFQSHTPAEEKDEFI; encoded by the coding sequence GTGAGAGTGAAATGTGTCATCTGTGATCAGGTAGAAAAAATAGATTCAAATCTGCCGCAGGCAAAAAAACTCAGAAATCGTCCCATACACACGTATATGTGCCAACCCTGCTCAGACAGAATCAGTTCAAGAACCAATGAACGGATCGCTACAGGAGATTTCCAGAGTCATACACCTGCAGAAGAAAAGGATGAATTCATTTGA
- a CDS encoding pyridoxamine 5'-phosphate oxidase family protein: MANQVEPALTKELLPLLQEERYIALSTIDHETGAPNVNAISWVYAKDEKHVRFAVDNRSRIVENIKENGLVTILLIGGGSTYSIAGHAKVTEEKMDGVPLKLALVEITVREVRDVMFYGSRIVNEPKFEKTYDKEAADKLDRQVMDAMLK; the protein is encoded by the coding sequence ATGGCAAACCAAGTAGAACCAGCATTGACGAAAGAATTGCTTCCATTGTTACAAGAAGAGCGTTATATTGCATTATCGACGATTGACCACGAAACCGGTGCTCCAAATGTAAATGCCATTTCGTGGGTTTACGCCAAGGATGAAAAACACGTCCGCTTTGCGGTTGATAACCGTTCACGAATTGTTGAAAATATTAAAGAAAATGGACTTGTGACGATTTTATTGATCGGTGGCGGATCGACATATTCAATTGCAGGTCATGCAAAAGTGACTGAAGAAAAGATGGACGGTGTACCGTTGAAACTGGCATTGGTTGAAATTACAGTAAGAGAAGTACGTGATGTCATGTTCTATGGTTCCCGAATTGTAAATGAACCTAAATTTGAGAAAACGTATGATAAAGAAGCTGCCGATAAACTCGACAGACAAGTCATGGATGCAATGTTAAAATAA
- a CDS encoding molybdopterin-binding protein produces MSAETVRIIGNVSFRLTLDPGVWIFDDRRVHMENVFTDRAEAQVISEAEKMARAWNRQRTGKKPQSNQNIVHIDRKDLTEHSLGIPLEPFLQNASPSEDAKSLIVRQEDGHEERISLTEAMSAILAFSEKGKPLKETGPVHFYYGDGSNHHNPIQNVTELIVE; encoded by the coding sequence ATGTCAGCAGAAACCGTCAGGATAATTGGAAATGTATCATTTCGACTTACATTGGACCCGGGCGTGTGGATCTTTGATGATCGAAGAGTCCACATGGAAAACGTCTTTACGGACCGTGCAGAAGCACAGGTTATTTCAGAGGCTGAAAAAATGGCAAGAGCATGGAACCGGCAAAGAACAGGGAAGAAGCCTCAATCAAATCAGAATATCGTCCATATTGACCGTAAAGATCTGACTGAACATTCTCTCGGCATTCCATTAGAACCATTTCTGCAAAATGCATCACCTTCTGAAGATGCAAAGTCGCTGATTGTGCGTCAGGAGGATGGGCATGAAGAGCGCATCTCCCTCACGGAAGCAATGAGTGCCATACTGGCATTCTCCGAAAAAGGGAAACCATTAAAAGAAACCGGCCCTGTTCATTTTTATTACGGAGACGGCAGCAATCATCATAACCCGATTCAGAACGTCACAGAGCTCATTGTAGAATAA
- a CDS encoding YlaN family protein: MSLETLSGQSEKAYALLKEDADKILKLIEVQMTNLTMPQCPLYEEVLDTQMFGLSREIDFAVRLNLVSEENGKALLDRLEKQLTQLHEATLKQK, translated from the coding sequence GTGTCACTGGAAACCCTGTCCGGACAAAGCGAAAAAGCCTATGCCCTTCTAAAGGAAGACGCAGATAAAATTCTCAAACTGATTGAGGTGCAAATGACAAATCTGACAATGCCTCAGTGCCCGCTTTACGAAGAGGTGCTTGATACTCAGATGTTCGGATTATCTCGGGAAATAGATTTTGCCGTCAGGCTGAATCTCGTCAGCGAAGAGAATGGTAAAGCGTTATTGGACCGACTGGAAAAACAATTGACTCAATTGCACGAAGCAACCTTAAAACAAAAATAA
- a CDS encoding Dps family protein, which produces MAHAQTEEILNRHVSNWNVLFVKLHNYHWYVGGTHFFTLHEKFEELYNEAAVHIDELAERLLALGGNPLASMKEYLDTATVKEAAGEKSYQEMLNALIADFELVSKELNDDVATLEGDADDEATADMLIAIRQSVEKHTWMLRQYMK; this is translated from the coding sequence GTGGCACACGCACAAACAGAAGAAATCTTAAACAGACACGTTTCAAATTGGAATGTACTATTCGTGAAGCTTCACAACTATCATTGGTACGTAGGTGGAACGCACTTCTTTACTCTCCATGAAAAATTTGAAGAGCTGTACAATGAAGCCGCTGTTCACATTGATGAGCTCGCAGAGCGCTTGTTGGCATTAGGTGGGAATCCACTTGCAAGCATGAAGGAATATCTCGACACGGCTACTGTAAAAGAGGCTGCAGGAGAGAAGAGCTATCAGGAAATGCTGAACGCACTTATTGCTGATTTCGAGCTCGTTTCCAAGGAATTGAACGATGATGTGGCGACTCTTGAAGGTGACGCGGATGATGAAGCGACAGCTGATATGCTGATTGCAATTCGTCAGTCTGTAGAGAAGCATACTTGGATGCTCCGCCAGTATATGAAATAA
- a CDS encoding COX15/CtaA family protein — MKFLFLKVFSVLTSIGMLIVLIQGALVTQTGSGDACGAEWPLCYGELIPTNPTIPTLIEYTHRLVSAILGIMVITQAIWSWIRIRKFVKETGFFAIIAVLFIILQGLLGAAAVVWGQSDAVMALHFGFSLVSFASVVLLTVLVFEADKNTDQLTPVLSSSIRKYIYGVLVYIYIVVYSGAYVRHSGSSGACDGWPLCNGQLIPELSGGVLIQFGHRLLAGMLFIVILIMFIRIHRSFRRYRLFYWTSFTALIFITTQVISGAIVIFTTFNLYATMFHAFMISLLFATISYLALVSWRSGRKELQ, encoded by the coding sequence ATGAAATTTCTTTTTCTTAAAGTGTTCTCCGTTCTCACATCCATCGGAATGCTGATCGTACTCATTCAAGGGGCACTGGTTACTCAAACAGGTTCAGGAGATGCATGCGGTGCCGAATGGCCACTTTGCTACGGCGAATTGATTCCAACAAATCCAACCATCCCCACCCTGATCGAATATACGCATCGGCTTGTTTCTGCCATTTTGGGCATCATGGTCATCACACAGGCGATTTGGTCTTGGATCCGCATTCGTAAGTTTGTAAAAGAGACCGGCTTCTTCGCCATCATTGCTGTTTTGTTCATCATCTTACAAGGATTACTCGGTGCCGCTGCCGTTGTTTGGGGACAATCTGATGCTGTGATGGCGCTGCATTTTGGTTTTTCATTGGTTTCTTTCGCAAGTGTTGTATTATTAACAGTGCTGGTGTTTGAAGCAGATAAGAATACTGACCAGTTAACACCTGTGCTCTCTTCCTCTATTCGTAAATATATTTACGGTGTTCTTGTATACATTTACATTGTCGTATACTCAGGAGCTTACGTCCGACACAGCGGCTCATCAGGCGCATGTGACGGCTGGCCGCTCTGTAACGGTCAACTTATCCCCGAACTTTCAGGCGGTGTACTGATCCAGTTCGGTCATCGTTTGCTTGCAGGTATGTTATTCATTGTCATTTTGATTATGTTTATCCGTATACATCGCTCATTCAGACGGTACCGTCTTTTTTACTGGACATCCTTCACTGCATTGATTTTCATCACTACTCAGGTAATCAGCGGCGCTATAGTCATTTTTACTACATTTAATCTTTACGCAACAATGTTTCACGCCTTTATGATCAGTCTTCTGTTTGCCACAATCAGTTATCTTGCTTTGGTCTCCTGGCGCTCCGGCAGAAAAGAGCTTCAATAA
- the cyoE gene encoding heme o synthase, with translation MTKLNATVTSERVSGTNAIHSNVSWREYVAISKTGIVTSNLITVFAGLFLAGYYNGVSLMSDPLTVVLTLLGAAMIIAGGCALNNFIDRDIDHIMERTKDRPSVTGQLSGKQTLTYGLAMSLGGTTLLAMTTLTAAVIGVIGLFIYVILYSLWTKRTTTLNTIVGSFSGAVPPLIGWAALDPGLHPVAWSLFLIMFLWQPPHFLALAMRRKDEYAAAGIPMLPVVAGFAMTKRQIVWYVAALLPVSLLMVNFGAVYTVTAALLGGGWLLLGLTGFKTKNDIQWASRMFVFSLNYLTILFVVIILVHLF, from the coding sequence ATGACGAAACTGAATGCCACCGTAACTTCGGAGAGGGTTTCTGGTACAAATGCGATCCACTCCAATGTTTCCTGGAGAGAATATGTGGCTATTTCTAAAACAGGTATTGTGACCTCGAATTTAATCACTGTTTTTGCGGGTTTGTTTCTGGCAGGCTATTACAATGGCGTCTCTCTGATGAGTGATCCATTAACGGTCGTGCTGACTCTGCTGGGGGCTGCAATGATCATTGCCGGCGGTTGTGCGTTAAATAATTTTATTGACCGGGATATTGACCATATTATGGAGCGGACGAAAGACCGTCCTTCCGTCACTGGCCAGCTTTCCGGTAAGCAAACGCTGACATATGGTTTGGCGATGTCTCTCGGCGGAACCACTTTACTTGCCATGACGACGTTAACAGCTGCAGTAATTGGAGTGATTGGACTCTTTATCTATGTCATTCTATACTCACTGTGGACAAAACGAACGACCACTTTAAATACCATTGTCGGAAGTTTTTCAGGAGCTGTACCTCCACTGATTGGTTGGGCAGCATTGGATCCAGGACTTCATCCCGTAGCTTGGTCGCTCTTTCTGATTATGTTTCTGTGGCAGCCGCCGCATTTTCTGGCTTTGGCAATGCGCAGGAAAGATGAATATGCAGCAGCGGGCATTCCCATGCTTCCTGTTGTCGCAGGATTTGCAATGACGAAGCGTCAAATTGTCTGGTATGTGGCAGCGCTGCTCCCTGTTTCCTTATTAATGGTGAACTTCGGGGCTGTATATACAGTTACTGCTGCACTTCTTGGCGGTGGTTGGCTCTTACTTGGACTTACAGGATTTAAGACGAAAAACGATATTCAATGGGCATCCCGTATGTTTGTCTTTTCTTTGAATTACTTAACGATTTTGTTTGTCGTTATCATTTTGGTTCACTTGTTCTGA
- the coxB gene encoding cytochrome c oxidase subunit II — protein MKNIWRFLPFGLILLLTGCGMENLSALDPQGPVADMQYSLIALSLYIMIFVLVVVFLIYIFVLFKFRERPGDTHIPKQVHGNRTLEIIWTTIPIILLLMLAVPNVMDTFTLANTSVVSEDGEEEMDHVHVEVIAHQFWWEFHYPDLEITAGQDMYIPTDTRIIISLESEDVQHSFWVPALAGKQDNVPGITNEMWFEAPNEGVYMGKCTELCGPSHWLMDFKVVAVDPGTFDQWAENMAEPEEDVMNPEEGTVAADGREVFQDSCISCHAVGDEGGAIGPNMTNFGERQVIAGYLEYDEENLENWLRDTQEYKPGAEMPSYTHDEINDEEMAALIEYLNGLKILD, from the coding sequence ATGAAAAATATATGGCGGTTTCTACCATTTGGTCTCATCCTGCTGCTGACAGGCTGTGGAATGGAGAACTTATCCGCACTCGATCCTCAGGGACCGGTTGCAGACATGCAGTATTCTTTGATTGCCTTGAGCTTATACATCATGATTTTTGTCCTCGTTGTTGTATTTCTGATTTACATTTTTGTCTTGTTTAAATTCAGAGAGCGCCCGGGGGATACACATATACCGAAACAGGTTCACGGCAATCGAACCCTCGAAATTATTTGGACGACTATTCCGATCATTCTTCTTCTGATGCTCGCTGTGCCAAACGTGATGGATACGTTTACTTTGGCAAATACGAGTGTGGTCTCTGAAGATGGGGAAGAAGAGATGGATCATGTACATGTAGAAGTTATTGCTCACCAGTTCTGGTGGGAGTTCCATTATCCTGATCTTGAGATCACGGCAGGGCAGGATATGTATATTCCAACTGATACAAGAATTATCATTTCTCTTGAGTCAGAGGATGTGCAACACTCGTTCTGGGTACCTGCCTTAGCGGGTAAACAGGATAATGTGCCAGGAATTACAAACGAAATGTGGTTTGAGGCTCCGAATGAAGGGGTCTATATGGGGAAATGTACCGAACTCTGTGGCCCATCACACTGGCTGATGGATTTTAAAGTTGTCGCAGTTGATCCGGGAACATTTGATCAATGGGCAGAAAACATGGCAGAGCCAGAAGAAGATGTCATGAACCCTGAAGAGGGTACTGTGGCTGCGGATGGGCGTGAGGTCTTTCAGGACAGCTGTATCAGCTGTCACGCAGTTGGAGATGAAGGCGGTGCAATCGGCCCGAATATGACTAACTTCGGTGAACGCCAAGTGATTGCGGGTTATCTGGAATATGATGAAGAAAATCTTGAAAACTGGCTCAGGGACACGCAGGAATACAAACCTGGTGCCGAGATGCCTTCTTACACACATGATGAAATCAACGATGAGGAAATGGCAGCATTGATTGAATATTTAAATGGATTAAAGATTCTGGATTAA
- the ctaD gene encoding cytochrome c oxidase subunit I — protein sequence MSTAQAGSKSVIMDWLTTVDHKKIGIMYLAGGAFFFALGGLEAILMRIQLMFPEFSFLSAQTFNELLTMHGTTMIFLAAMPLLFGFMNFIIPLQIGARDVAFPFLNALGFWLFLFGGILLNISWFTGGAPDAGWTAYVPLSSESPGQGLDYYVLGLQVSGLGTLIGGINFLVTIINMRAPGMSMMRMPLFTWSSFVASMLILFAFPALTIGLLLLMLERLFDAQYFVVASGGNVIIWQHLFWIFGHPEVYILILPAFGIFSEVLATFAKKRLFGYSAMVFATLIIGFLGFMVWAHHMFTVGMGPVANAIFAVATMAIAVPTGIKIFNWLLTLWGGRIQFTTANLFALGFIPSFVMGGVTGVMLAVSAANYQFHDTYFVVAHFHYVIIGGVVFGLFAGAFYWWPKMFGYRLNEKLGKWFFWLFLIGFHLTFFVQHFLGLMGMPRRVASYLDNQGLNDFNLISTMGAFLMSIAFIILLVNIFVSMGNKDNVRDPWDGRTLEWTTPTPVPEYNFAQTPLVRELDAFWYEKYEGDGKLKAAEPLGDIHMPNASILPFMISLGLFIASFGFIYLNYPVLFAGLIVTFGSMFIRSVKEDHGHHIPVDRIKRDLEGGNHG from the coding sequence GTGTCTACTGCACAAGCAGGTTCAAAAAGTGTGATCATGGATTGGCTGACAACCGTTGATCACAAGAAAATAGGCATCATGTATTTGGCTGGGGGAGCGTTTTTCTTCGCTCTTGGAGGCCTTGAAGCGATTTTGATGCGAATTCAGTTAATGTTTCCTGAATTCTCATTCCTGTCTGCCCAGACGTTTAATGAACTTTTAACCATGCATGGTACAACAATGATTTTTCTCGCTGCCATGCCGCTGTTATTCGGTTTTATGAATTTTATTATTCCGCTTCAAATTGGCGCCCGGGATGTTGCATTTCCATTTTTAAATGCACTGGGCTTTTGGCTCTTTCTTTTCGGGGGGATTCTCTTAAATATTTCCTGGTTCACAGGGGGTGCACCTGATGCAGGGTGGACAGCCTATGTCCCACTTTCGAGTGAATCACCCGGACAAGGACTTGATTATTACGTTCTCGGTTTACAGGTCAGTGGTTTGGGGACCCTGATCGGGGGAATCAACTTCCTTGTTACCATTATTAACATGCGTGCTCCGGGAATGAGTATGATGAGAATGCCACTTTTCACATGGAGCTCATTTGTTGCATCCATGCTGATTCTGTTCGCATTTCCTGCATTGACAATTGGGTTGTTGCTTTTGATGCTTGAGCGTCTCTTTGACGCACAGTATTTTGTTGTTGCATCGGGAGGAAACGTTATTATCTGGCAGCATTTGTTCTGGATATTTGGACACCCTGAGGTTTATATTCTGATACTTCCTGCCTTTGGTATTTTCTCTGAGGTCCTTGCCACTTTTGCTAAAAAGCGTCTTTTTGGCTACTCGGCGATGGTATTTGCCACATTAATCATTGGTTTCCTCGGATTCATGGTTTGGGCTCACCATATGTTTACAGTCGGTATGGGTCCTGTTGCAAATGCGATATTTGCTGTAGCGACGATGGCAATTGCCGTCCCTACAGGAATTAAAATATTTAACTGGCTGCTTACCCTTTGGGGAGGTCGTATCCAGTTTACGACAGCGAATCTGTTTGCCCTCGGTTTTATCCCGTCTTTCGTAATGGGTGGGGTAACGGGTGTTATGCTTGCAGTCTCGGCCGCAAACTATCAGTTTCATGATACGTACTTCGTTGTTGCACACTTTCACTATGTTATTATCGGCGGCGTAGTATTTGGTCTCTTTGCCGGTGCTTTTTACTGGTGGCCGAAGATGTTCGGTTACAGGCTGAATGAGAAACTGGGCAAATGGTTCTTTTGGTTATTCCTTATCGGGTTCCACTTGACCTTCTTTGTACAGCATTTCCTTGGTCTGATGGGTATGCCTAGACGTGTTGCTTCTTACCTTGATAATCAGGGGCTAAATGATTTTAACTTGATCAGTACAATGGGTGCATTCCTGATGAGCATTGCGTTTATCATTCTCCTTGTTAATATTTTTGTTTCAATGGGGAACAAGGACAATGTCCGCGATCCGTGGGATGGTCGTACCCTTGAGTGGACGACTCCGACGCCGGTGCCTGAATACAACTTTGCACAAACGCCGCTTGTCCGGGAACTCGACGCATTCTGGTATGAGAAATACGAGGGTGACGGAAAACTTAAAGCCGCGGAGCCACTTGGTGACATTCACATGCCAAATGCCTCTATATTACCGTTTATGATATCTCTCGGACTGTTTATTGCAAGCTTCGGTTTTATTTAT